In a genomic window of Helianthus annuus cultivar XRQ/B chromosome 10, HanXRQr2.0-SUNRISE, whole genome shotgun sequence:
- the LOC110880522 gene encoding probable E3 ubiquitin-protein ligase ZFP1, which translates to MDPQSVWAMDPYYYHQHPILQQQYYYAYAVPAHYTMMPIPVQYVDDVAMWVNQEHPMHSYFQNQNYVPYPPPEETSFFNTYDSLTLDETLFMQEIEEEISALQGVVPAGTSGGSGLSEEEISKHLQVYTVQGKTSEVDACCICLGEYENKEKMGRLECGHRFHAECIRRWLLSKNVCPMCRSTALTV; encoded by the coding sequence ATGGATCCGCAATCTGTGTGGGCGATGGATCCGTATTATTATCACCAGCACCCGATTCTTCAACAACAATACTACTACGCATACGCTGTTCCTGCTCATTACACCATGATGCCCATACCGGTGCAGTATGTTGACGATGTAGCCATGTGGGTCAATCAAGAACATCCTATGCATTCGTATTTCCAGAATCAGAACTACGTACCATATCCACCACCAGAGGAGACGTCGTTCTTCAACACATATGACTCTTTGACGTTAGACGAGACTTTGTTCATGCAAGAGATAGAGGAAGAGATTTCTGCGCTACAAGGAGTGGTCCCTGCAGGTACGAGTGGTGGTTCGGGTTTATCAGAGGAAGAGATTTCCAAGCATCTACAAGTGTACACTGTACAAGGGAAGACGAGTGAAGTGGATGCTTGTTGTATTTGTTTGGGTGAATATGAAAACAAGGAGAAGATGGGGAGACTGGAATGTGGGCACCGGTTTCATGCGGAATGCATCAGGCGTTGGTTGTTGTCTAAAAATGTGTGCCCCATGTGTAGGTCTACTGCTTTGACAGTATAA